One window of Medicago truncatula cultivar Jemalong A17 chromosome 2, MtrunA17r5.0-ANR, whole genome shotgun sequence genomic DNA carries:
- the LOC11416615 gene encoding COBRA-like protein 10 → MKFFKEGKTSSYQTLLLLLLSCVFVFSGLEICHGQFDDYDVATPPPPPKGLDTCNGIFLTYSLNSREKEWPHVKNVAKQAWAFKAEASLTNVGDEELKGWQMYIGFQHKEVLVSADGAVPVDSEDFPAEVGNGTTIAGSAMMDLKTAISTANDWNQIAVRIQMSGTQFGLGKSGKPMPKTIKLVNDGFKCPNPSRQGTTMFVCCRVDPKAKAKLKKKTKFMPRRYGDLTIAYDILQAFQSNYFAQVTIDNNHPLGRLDHWNLTWEWPNGEFISSLKGAYARRKDPSECLYGPAGKYYGSLDFSQIANCQKNPILSDLPAEKELDDKVGKLPFCCKNGTVLPPVMDKNKARSLFQVQVYKMPPDNNNRTALTPPKKWKIDGVINPKYTCGVPVRVDPQQFPDPTGLNAISTAVASWQIVCNITKPKPKENRCCVSFSAFYNESAIPCNTCACGCHDTRKCNPNASPLLLPPDALLVPFVNRTEKAKAWAKLKHRRIPTKLPCGDNCPVSINWHVSSDHKEGWTARITLFNWEDSSFEDWFTAMKFDKAFEDFQDVYSFNGTRIPGIKTVFFQGLKDMNYLAGETNGTHEYDPRVPGKQQSVIAFHKKHTKNFNVERDAFPSKVYFNGMECSMPPRRPTKSAGHKSSISIVAVVFTAFMTFLLMTDRFF, encoded by the exons atgaaattttttaaggaAGGTAAAACTTCCTCTTACCAAACacttttattattgttgttgtcgtGTGTATTTGTGTTTTCGGGTTTGGAAATTTGTCATGGACAATTTGACGACTATGACGTagcaacaccaccaccaccacctaaGGGTCTTGACACCTGCAACGGAATATTTCTAACCTATAGTTTGAATTCAAGGGAGAAGGAATGGCCCCACGTAAAAAATGTGGCGAAACAAGCGTGGGCGTTTAAAGCTGAAGCGTCATTGACGAATGTTGGAGATGAGGAATTGAAAGGTTGGCAGATGTATATTGGGTTTCAGCATAAGGAGGTTCTTGTTTCAGCCGATGGGGCTGTTCCGGTTGACTCGGAAGATTTTCCGGCTGAGGTAGGGAATGGCACTACAATTGCTGGGAGTGCTATGATGGATTTGAAGACTGCAATTTCAACAGCTAATGATTGGAATCAAATCGCTGTTAGGATTCAGATGAGTGGGACTCAGTTTGGACTTGGTAAAAGTGGTAAACCTATGCCTAAAACTATTAAGCTTGTTAATGATGGCTTCAAATGCCCCAACCCTAGTCGTCAag GTACAACAATGTTTGTATGTTGCAGAGTGGACCCAAAAGCAAAAGCCAAactaaagaagaaaacaaagttCATGCCTCGTCGCTACGGAGATCTAACCATAGCATACGACATACTTCAAGCCTTCCAATCGAACTACTTTGCGCAAGTAACCATAGACAACAATCACCCATTAGGTCGTCTTGATCATTGGAACTTAACATGGGAATGGCCAAATGGAGAATTCATTTCCTCGTTGAAAGGCGCTTACGCTCGCAGGAAAGATCCTTCGGAATGTTTATATGGTCCTGCTGGAAAATACTATGGCAGCTTAGATTTCTCACAAATTGCAAACTGTCAAAAGAATCCTATTCTCTCTGATCTTCCAGCTGAAAAAGAGTTAGATGACAAAGTTGGTAAATTACCTTTTTGTTGTAAGAATGGTACTGTTTTACCACCTGTTATGGATAAGAACAAAGCAAGATCACTTTTTCAGGTACAAGTTTACAAAATGCCACCTGATAATAATAACAGAACAGCACTTACACCACCAAAGAAATGGAAAATTGATGGTGTTATTAACCCTAAATACACATGTGGAGTACCAGTTAGGGTTGATCCACAACAGTTTCCTGATCCAACTGGACTTAACGCAATTTCAACGGCTGTTGCTAGTTGGCAAATTGTTTGCAACATTACCAAACCAAAGCCGAAAGAGAATCGCTGTTGTGTTTCGTTCTCGGCTTTCTATAATGAATCTGCCATCCCTTGTAACACTTGTGCATGTGGTTGTCATGATACAAGGAAATGTAATCCTAATGCTTCACCTTTACTTCTTCCACCTGATGCACTTCTTGTCCCTTTCGTGAATAGAACCGAAAAGGCAAAGGCTTGGGCAAAACTCAAACATCGTCGTATTCCGACTAAGTTACCTTGTGGAGATAATTGTCCTGTTAGTATTAACTGGCATGTTAGTTCAGATCACAAGGAAGGCTGGACAGCTAGGATTACACTTTTCAATTGGGAGGATTCCTCTTTTGAAGATTGGTTCACTGCAATGAAGTTCGACAAGGCTTTCGAAGATTTTCAAGATGTTTATTCATTTAATGGAACAAGAATTCCCGGTATCAAAACCGTTTTCTTTCAAGGACTTAAAGATATGAATTACTTAGCAGGAGAAACTAATGGAACTCATGAATATGATCCAAGGGTGCCAGGGAAACAACAGTCTGTGATTGCTTTTCATAAGAAACACACTAAAAATTTCAACGTCGAGCGTGACGCTTTTCCTTCTAAGGTATACTTCAATGGAATGGAATGTTCAATGCCTCCACGTAGACCTACTAAAAGTGCAGGACATAAATCTTCTATCAGCATCGTTGCAGTCGTCTTCACAgcttttatgacatttttgctcATGACTGATCGCTTTTTCTga
- the LOC11415615 gene encoding rab GTPase-activating protein 22, producing MWRDPGVSADSFYETRPDCSNDVPISRFKIKAGKTLSPRKWHDAFTQEGYLDIGKTLRRIYRGGVHPSIRGEVWEFLLGCYDPKSTFDERDQIRERRRIQYATWKKECRQLFPLVGSGRFITSPVITDDGQPIQDPMIMPEGNQAKGLAVLLQDNNRPSSIDSVNNLENVTDKKLIQWMLTLHQIGLDVVRTDRTLVFYEKQENLSKLWDILAVYAWIDKEVGYGQGMSDLCSPMIILLDDEADAFWCFERLMRRLRGNFRCTGRTLGVEAQLSNLASITQVIDPKLHKHIEHIGGGDYVFAFRMLMVLFRREFSFCDSLYLWEMMWALEYDPYLFLMYEEAQSASVKAEGVKGKAKSIRQCGKYERQNMRNGAKNAESPLPISVFLVAGVLKDKSTKLLHEARGLDDVVKILNDTTGNLDAKKACNEAMKLHKKYLRKAKKA from the exons ATGTGGAGAGATCCAGGAGTTTCAGCTGATTCTTTCTATGAAACCAGACCAGATTGCAGTAATGATGTTCCCATCTCAAGATTCaagatcaag GCTGGTAAAACACTAAGTCCAAGAAAATGGCATGATGCATTTACTCAAGAAGGGTATCTGGATATAGGCAAGACTCTGAGACGAATCTACCGAGGG GGAGTCCATCCATCAATTAGGGGAGAAGTTTGGGAATTTTTACTTGGTTGCTATGACCCAAAAAGTACATTTGACGAAAGAGATCAAATAAGAGAACGCCGAAG GATACAATATGCTACATGGAAAAAAGAATGTCGCCAATTGTTTCCTCTTGTTGGAAGTGGTCGATTTATCACATCCCCTGTAATTACTGATGATGGCCAGCCAATTCAAGACCCCATGATTATGCCAGAAGGAAATCAAGCCAAGGGATTGGCTGTACTTCTTCAAGATAATAATAGGCCTTCAAGTATAGATTCTGtaaataatttagaaaatgtGACAGACAAGAAACTAATCCAGTGGATGTTAACTCTCCATCAAATAG GTCTTGACGTGGTTCGCACTGATAGAACATTGGTTTTTTATGAGAAACAAGAAAACTTGTCAAAATTATGGGATATTCTTGCGGTTTATGCTTGGATAGATAAAGAAGTTGGATACGGTCAAG GAATGAGTGACCTATGCTCCCCAATGATAATTCTTCTTGATGATGAAGCAGACGCATTTTGGTGCTTTGAGCGTCTGATGCGCAGACTT CGAGGAAATTTCAGATGTACTGGTCGCACTCTTGGGGTGGAGGCTCAACTAAGTAATTTGGCTTCAATTACTCAAGTAATTGATCCAAAACTTCATAAACATATAG AACATATTGGTGGAGGTGACTATGTATTTGCTTTTCGGATGCTTATGGTTCTGTTTCGTCGAGAATTTTCCTTTTGTGATTCATTGTACCTATGGGAG aTGATGTGGGCTCTAGAGTATGATCCTTATTTGTTCTTGATGTATGAAGAAGCTCAATCAGCTTCTGTAAAAGCTGAGGGTGTCAAAGGAAAAGCAAAGTCAATACGACAATGTGGAAAATACGAGAGACAAAATATGAGAAATGGAGCAAAGAATGCTGAATCTCCTCTTCCTATATCTGTTTTCCTTGTTGCTGgtgtgttgaaagataaaagtACAAAACTACTCCATGAAGCGCGAGGTTTGGATGATGTTGTCAAG ATATTGAATGACACAACAGGAAATCTAGATGCCAAAAAGGCTTGCAACGAAGCTATGAAGcttcacaaaaaatatttgagaaag GCCAAGAAAGCCTAG